One part of the Dysidea avara chromosome 10, odDysAvar1.4, whole genome shotgun sequence genome encodes these proteins:
- the LOC136268740 gene encoding uncharacterized protein isoform X1 yields MDNSVKAANREHVQERIEQPMEVYESYEESPVNLLKLPTELLVFIISFLSLLHDRIKLRYVSRWLRCVTEGTPSLWAEFVWPYYDSREECSVKEVLKVCGQHIKLLSLPNCRVSSIPLQYCSNVQHLSLPSTKLDPDQLRNTIHHMGCLQTLELKVEDDSNIEHLLLITSNLREMVIHIHPCSDLVRYLKFWKEGKHKPPNFGVVVCSQNMITSVVDYVVNLNWPTTIPTAATANFRVYNRSSIVPLKFSPTFKYLQLQVKESSQVAIPCVKLSDFGILGLRNDLSVMTDYKLDGRTMYAFTYGTNIALNLSSLQIAKFSNLSCATHFDLSRCNLLHSSHLEKLAIACPNLRRLNLGYCDCCLQSLQGLQAIASHCHNLHGLNLLGIHVSKVKNHILLWEILSDMKLTHLAVDVCILKTKKTKSNKLVSKVSAFNSIRD; encoded by the exons ATGGACAATAGTGTCAAAGCAGCAAACAGAGAACACGTTCAAGAGAGAATT GAACAACCAATGGAGGTATATGAAAGTTATGAGGAGTCTCCAGTCAACCTGCTAAAACTTCCTACAGAATTGTTAGTTTTTATCATCTCATTTCTATCTTTGCTACATGACAGGATAAAACTGAGATATGTTTCAAGATGGTTGAGGTGTGTTACTGAAGGAACACCATCACTGTGGGCAGAGTTTGTGTGGCCTTATTATGACAGTCGTGAGGAATGTAGTGTCAAGGAGGTGTTGAAGGTGTGTGGGCAACATATCAAATTATTGTCCCTTCCTAACTGTAGAGTGTCATCAATACCACTACagtattgtagtaatgtacaaCATCTTAGTCTACCATCAACCAAGTTAGATCCTGATCAACTAAGAAACACAATACATCATATGGGATGTCTGCAAACACTAGAACTTAAGGTGGAAGATGACAGTAACATTGAACATTTACTTTTGATAACTTCAAACCTGAGAGAAATGGTAATTCACATTCACCCTTGTTCTGATCTTGTACGCTACTTGAAGTTTTGGAAGGAAGGAAAGCATAAGCCACCAAATTTTGGAGTTGTCGTATGTTCCCAAAATATGATCACAAGTGTGGTTGACTATGTTGTTAATCTTAACTGGCCTACCACTATTCCAACTGCTGCCACTGCTAACTTCAGAGTGTATAATAGATCTAGTATAGTACCTTTGAAGTTTTCTCCAACATTTAAATATCTTCAACTGCAGGTTAAAGAATCTAGTCAAGTGGCCATTCCATGTGTGAAACTTAGTGACTTTGGTATATTGGGGTTGAGAAATGATTTATCAGTGATGACTGATTATAAACTTGATGGAAGGACGATGTATGCATTTACGTATGGAACAAATATTGCACTCAACCTGAGCTCATTGCAAATTGCCAAATTTAGCAATCTTAGTTGTGCTACTCATTTTGATCTTTCTCGCTGTAACTTGCTTCATTCTAGTCACTTGGAAAAACTAGCTATTGCTTGTCCTAATCTTAGGAGACTCAACTTGGGTTATTGTGATTGCTGTTTGCAAAGCCTACAAGGTCTGCAGGCCATTGCCAGCCACTGTCATAACCTACATGGACTAAACTTACTTGGTATACATGTTTCAAAAGTGAAGAATCATATCCTATTGTGGGAAATATTGAGTGATATGAAGTTGACCCACTTGGCAGTAGATGTTTGTAtcttaaaaacaaaaaaaacaaaaagtaATAAACTTGTATCAAAAGTGTCGGCCTTTAATAGCATTAGAGACTAG
- the LOC136268731 gene encoding F-box/LRR-repeat protein 2-like isoform X2: MLNSPGDHLTHCQKEKLLERMYWKDQFTEDNLQIIRDNLLSDNLNRNCLPCLDGQVMKLLCPNWSSTVKKGQHGSHKITKGNEPILTKWLYQVDTLKLRLYESLDDTVFSYFGQCVGRRLTHLDLYGCLTVTDTGLISVLKHCPNISILDVSYIRKLTDRGMQAVAYCLKKKLIELEARSLSITCASTKTIADYCPKLTSANFSQCRDLDGTGIYEMAQKCSLKVLKVSDLKLQSLLCLDKLQHNLIELEINSVCSSIDRSTLLHVGKFKVISELTLYSVTLLNDDIVAKIFSSIGHQLTKLHLLNCPELKDISESLVKYCTSLQDLLITGDCLSIQLTSLFTDKRKASLFKAIQLYNDTVPIEVVEAVAASCHNLEHLYCEIEINDVIVFSVARHCSKLKVLHLSNLTDANVCEIATHCHKLTLLCCRSDGPSALTDKSVIALAGNCPNLEKLVLPKHHKITAVAIKYLKNSTVRRTRVFTSVHICGNQEL, encoded by the exons ATGCTAAATAGTCCAGGAGATCATCTGACACATTGTCAAAAGGAGAAATTACTGGAGCGGATGTACTGGAAAGACCAGTTTACTGAAGATAACTTACAAATTATTAGAGACAATTTGCTGTCAGATAATCTGAACAGAAACTGTTTGCCTTGCCTTGACGGTCAAGTAATGAAACTACTGTGTCCTAATTGGTcaagcactgtgaaaaaaggacAACATGGCAGTCACAAAATAACCAAAG GTAATGAACCTATCCTCACCAAGTGGCTTTATCAAGTTGATACACTGAAGTTAAGATTGTATGAAAGTCTGGATGATACAGTTTTCAGCTACTTTGGTCAGTGTGTTGGTAGAAGACTAACACATCTTGACCTGTACGGATGTTTAACAGTCACTGATACTGGACTGATAAGTGTTCTTAAGCATTGCCCAAACATCAGCATCCTTGATGTTTCATATATTAGAAAGCTAACAGACAGAGGAATGCAAGCAGTTGCTTATTGCCTCAAAAAGAAACTT ATAGAGTTAGAGGCTAGAAGTTTGTCCATTACTTGTGCTTCAACAAAGACAATTGCAGATTACTGTCCTAAATTGACCTC AGCAAATTTTTCTCAGTGTCGTGACTTGGATGGTACAGGGATATATGAA ATGGCTCAAAAGTGCAGTCTGAAAGTGTTAAAGGTTTCTGATTTAAAGCTTCAATCTCTACTGTGCTTAGATAAACTGCAACATAATCTGATAGAATTAGAGATCAACTCAGTATGTAGCAGTATTGATCGTAGTACTCTGTTACATGTGGGAAAATTTAAAGTTATTTCAGAGCTGACATTGTATTCAGTGACACTGCTAAATGATGACATAGTTGCTAAG ATCTTTAGTTCTATTGGACATCAACTCACGAAATTGCACCTCTTAAATTGTCCGGAACTAAAAGATATATCAGAATCATTAGTGAAGTACTGTACCAGTCTGCAAGATCTGCTAATAACAGGAGATTGTTTATCTATCCAACTTACTTCCTTGTTCACTGACAAAAGGAAAGCTAGTTTGTTCAAAGCTATCCAGCTCTACAACGACACA GTGCCCATTGAGGTGGTAGAAGCTGTTGCTGCAAGTTGTCACAATTTAGAGCATCTGTATTGTGAAATTGAGATCAATGATGTGATAGTGTTCTCAGTTGCAAGGCACTGTTCTAAATTGAAGGTGTTACATCTTAGTAATTTGACAGATGCCAATGTTTGTGAGATAGCCACACATTGTCACAAACTGACACTTTTGTGCTGTCGCTCTGATGGTCCATCAGCATTAACTGACAAAAGTGTGATAGCGTTGGCTGGAAATTGTCCCAACCTCGAGAAGCTTGTTCTACCAAAACATCACAAGATTACAGCTGTTGCTATCAAGTATCTTAAA
- the LOC136268731 gene encoding F-box/LRR-repeat protein 2-like isoform X4: MQAVAYCLKKKLIELEARSLSITCASTKTIADYCPKLTSANFSQCRDLDGTGIYEMAQKCSLKVLKVSDLKLQSLLCLDKLQHNLIELEINSVCSSIDRSTLLHVGKFKVISELTLYSVTLLNDDIVAKIFSSIGHQLTKLHLLNCPELKDISESLVKYCTSLQDLLITGDCLSIQLTSLFTDKRKASLFKAIQLYNDTVPIEVVEAVAASCHNLEHLYCEIEINDVIVFSVARHCSKLKVLHLSNLTDANVCEIATHCHKLTLLCCRSDGPSALTDKSVIALAGNCPNLEKLVLPKHHKITAVAIKYLKNSTVRRTRVFTSVHICGNQEL, from the exons ATGCAAGCAGTTGCTTATTGCCTCAAAAAGAAACTT ATAGAGTTAGAGGCTAGAAGTTTGTCCATTACTTGTGCTTCAACAAAGACAATTGCAGATTACTGTCCTAAATTGACCTC AGCAAATTTTTCTCAGTGTCGTGACTTGGATGGTACAGGGATATATGAA ATGGCTCAAAAGTGCAGTCTGAAAGTGTTAAAGGTTTCTGATTTAAAGCTTCAATCTCTACTGTGCTTAGATAAACTGCAACATAATCTGATAGAATTAGAGATCAACTCAGTATGTAGCAGTATTGATCGTAGTACTCTGTTACATGTGGGAAAATTTAAAGTTATTTCAGAGCTGACATTGTATTCAGTGACACTGCTAAATGATGACATAGTTGCTAAG ATCTTTAGTTCTATTGGACATCAACTCACGAAATTGCACCTCTTAAATTGTCCGGAACTAAAAGATATATCAGAATCATTAGTGAAGTACTGTACCAGTCTGCAAGATCTGCTAATAACAGGAGATTGTTTATCTATCCAACTTACTTCCTTGTTCACTGACAAAAGGAAAGCTAGTTTGTTCAAAGCTATCCAGCTCTACAACGACACA GTGCCCATTGAGGTGGTAGAAGCTGTTGCTGCAAGTTGTCACAATTTAGAGCATCTGTATTGTGAAATTGAGATCAATGATGTGATAGTGTTCTCAGTTGCAAGGCACTGTTCTAAATTGAAGGTGTTACATCTTAGTAATTTGACAGATGCCAATGTTTGTGAGATAGCCACACATTGTCACAAACTGACACTTTTGTGCTGTCGCTCTGATGGTCCATCAGCATTAACTGACAAAAGTGTGATAGCGTTGGCTGGAAATTGTCCCAACCTCGAGAAGCTTGTTCTACCAAAACATCACAAGATTACAGCTGTTGCTATCAAGTATCTTAAA
- the LOC136268731 gene encoding F-box/LRR-repeat protein 2-like isoform X1, with protein MVKTLYDWCLQCIASNLKMLNSPGDHLTHCQKEKLLERMYWKDQFTEDNLQIIRDNLLSDNLNRNCLPCLDGQVMKLLCPNWSSTVKKGQHGSHKITKGNEPILTKWLYQVDTLKLRLYESLDDTVFSYFGQCVGRRLTHLDLYGCLTVTDTGLISVLKHCPNISILDVSYIRKLTDRGMQAVAYCLKKKLIELEARSLSITCASTKTIADYCPKLTSANFSQCRDLDGTGIYEMAQKCSLKVLKVSDLKLQSLLCLDKLQHNLIELEINSVCSSIDRSTLLHVGKFKVISELTLYSVTLLNDDIVAKIFSSIGHQLTKLHLLNCPELKDISESLVKYCTSLQDLLITGDCLSIQLTSLFTDKRKASLFKAIQLYNDTVPIEVVEAVAASCHNLEHLYCEIEINDVIVFSVARHCSKLKVLHLSNLTDANVCEIATHCHKLTLLCCRSDGPSALTDKSVIALAGNCPNLEKLVLPKHHKITAVAIKYLKNSTVRRTRVFTSVHICGNQEL; from the exons ATGGTTAAAACTCTCTATGACTGGTGTTTGCAGTGTATTGCGAGCAATTTGAAGATGCTAAATAGTCCAGGAGATCATCTGACACATTGTCAAAAGGAGAAATTACTGGAGCGGATGTACTGGAAAGACCAGTTTACTGAAGATAACTTACAAATTATTAGAGACAATTTGCTGTCAGATAATCTGAACAGAAACTGTTTGCCTTGCCTTGACGGTCAAGTAATGAAACTACTGTGTCCTAATTGGTcaagcactgtgaaaaaaggacAACATGGCAGTCACAAAATAACCAAAG GTAATGAACCTATCCTCACCAAGTGGCTTTATCAAGTTGATACACTGAAGTTAAGATTGTATGAAAGTCTGGATGATACAGTTTTCAGCTACTTTGGTCAGTGTGTTGGTAGAAGACTAACACATCTTGACCTGTACGGATGTTTAACAGTCACTGATACTGGACTGATAAGTGTTCTTAAGCATTGCCCAAACATCAGCATCCTTGATGTTTCATATATTAGAAAGCTAACAGACAGAGGAATGCAAGCAGTTGCTTATTGCCTCAAAAAGAAACTT ATAGAGTTAGAGGCTAGAAGTTTGTCCATTACTTGTGCTTCAACAAAGACAATTGCAGATTACTGTCCTAAATTGACCTC AGCAAATTTTTCTCAGTGTCGTGACTTGGATGGTACAGGGATATATGAA ATGGCTCAAAAGTGCAGTCTGAAAGTGTTAAAGGTTTCTGATTTAAAGCTTCAATCTCTACTGTGCTTAGATAAACTGCAACATAATCTGATAGAATTAGAGATCAACTCAGTATGTAGCAGTATTGATCGTAGTACTCTGTTACATGTGGGAAAATTTAAAGTTATTTCAGAGCTGACATTGTATTCAGTGACACTGCTAAATGATGACATAGTTGCTAAG ATCTTTAGTTCTATTGGACATCAACTCACGAAATTGCACCTCTTAAATTGTCCGGAACTAAAAGATATATCAGAATCATTAGTGAAGTACTGTACCAGTCTGCAAGATCTGCTAATAACAGGAGATTGTTTATCTATCCAACTTACTTCCTTGTTCACTGACAAAAGGAAAGCTAGTTTGTTCAAAGCTATCCAGCTCTACAACGACACA GTGCCCATTGAGGTGGTAGAAGCTGTTGCTGCAAGTTGTCACAATTTAGAGCATCTGTATTGTGAAATTGAGATCAATGATGTGATAGTGTTCTCAGTTGCAAGGCACTGTTCTAAATTGAAGGTGTTACATCTTAGTAATTTGACAGATGCCAATGTTTGTGAGATAGCCACACATTGTCACAAACTGACACTTTTGTGCTGTCGCTCTGATGGTCCATCAGCATTAACTGACAAAAGTGTGATAGCGTTGGCTGGAAATTGTCCCAACCTCGAGAAGCTTGTTCTACCAAAACATCACAAGATTACAGCTGTTGCTATCAAGTATCTTAAA
- the LOC136268731 gene encoding F-box/LRR-repeat protein 2-like isoform X3: MVKTLYDWCLQCIASNLKMLNSPGDHLTHCQKEKLLERMYWKDQFTEDNLQIIRDNLLSDNLNRNCLPCLDGQVMKLLCPNWSSTVKKGQHGSHKITKGNEPILTKWLYQVDTLKLRLYESLDDTVFSYFGQCVGRRLTHLDLYGCLTVTDTGLISVLKHCPNISILDVSYIRKLTDRGMQAVAYCLKKKLIELEARSLSITCASTKTIADYCPKLTSANFSQCRDLDGTGIYEMAQKCSLKVLKVSDLKLQSLLCLDKLQHNLIELEINSVCSSIDRSTLLHVGKFKVISELTLYSVTLLNDDIVAKIFSSIGHQLTKLHLLNCPELKDISESLVKYCTSLQDLLITGDCLSIQLTSLFTDKRKASLFKAIQLYNDTVPIEVVEAVAASCHNLEHLYCEIEINDMPMFVR, encoded by the exons ATGGTTAAAACTCTCTATGACTGGTGTTTGCAGTGTATTGCGAGCAATTTGAAGATGCTAAATAGTCCAGGAGATCATCTGACACATTGTCAAAAGGAGAAATTACTGGAGCGGATGTACTGGAAAGACCAGTTTACTGAAGATAACTTACAAATTATTAGAGACAATTTGCTGTCAGATAATCTGAACAGAAACTGTTTGCCTTGCCTTGACGGTCAAGTAATGAAACTACTGTGTCCTAATTGGTcaagcactgtgaaaaaaggacAACATGGCAGTCACAAAATAACCAAAG GTAATGAACCTATCCTCACCAAGTGGCTTTATCAAGTTGATACACTGAAGTTAAGATTGTATGAAAGTCTGGATGATACAGTTTTCAGCTACTTTGGTCAGTGTGTTGGTAGAAGACTAACACATCTTGACCTGTACGGATGTTTAACAGTCACTGATACTGGACTGATAAGTGTTCTTAAGCATTGCCCAAACATCAGCATCCTTGATGTTTCATATATTAGAAAGCTAACAGACAGAGGAATGCAAGCAGTTGCTTATTGCCTCAAAAAGAAACTT ATAGAGTTAGAGGCTAGAAGTTTGTCCATTACTTGTGCTTCAACAAAGACAATTGCAGATTACTGTCCTAAATTGACCTC AGCAAATTTTTCTCAGTGTCGTGACTTGGATGGTACAGGGATATATGAA ATGGCTCAAAAGTGCAGTCTGAAAGTGTTAAAGGTTTCTGATTTAAAGCTTCAATCTCTACTGTGCTTAGATAAACTGCAACATAATCTGATAGAATTAGAGATCAACTCAGTATGTAGCAGTATTGATCGTAGTACTCTGTTACATGTGGGAAAATTTAAAGTTATTTCAGAGCTGACATTGTATTCAGTGACACTGCTAAATGATGACATAGTTGCTAAG ATCTTTAGTTCTATTGGACATCAACTCACGAAATTGCACCTCTTAAATTGTCCGGAACTAAAAGATATATCAGAATCATTAGTGAAGTACTGTACCAGTCTGCAAGATCTGCTAATAACAGGAGATTGTTTATCTATCCAACTTACTTCCTTGTTCACTGACAAAAGGAAAGCTAGTTTGTTCAAAGCTATCCAGCTCTACAACGACACA GTGCCCATTGAGGTGGTAGAAGCTGTTGCTGCAAGTTGTCACAATTTAGAGCATCTGTATTGTGAAATTGAGATCAATGAT ATGCCAATGTTTGTGAGATAG
- the LOC136268740 gene encoding uncharacterized protein isoform X2: protein MEVYESYEESPVNLLKLPTELLVFIISFLSLLHDRIKLRYVSRWLRCVTEGTPSLWAEFVWPYYDSREECSVKEVLKVCGQHIKLLSLPNCRVSSIPLQYCSNVQHLSLPSTKLDPDQLRNTIHHMGCLQTLELKVEDDSNIEHLLLITSNLREMVIHIHPCSDLVRYLKFWKEGKHKPPNFGVVVCSQNMITSVVDYVVNLNWPTTIPTAATANFRVYNRSSIVPLKFSPTFKYLQLQVKESSQVAIPCVKLSDFGILGLRNDLSVMTDYKLDGRTMYAFTYGTNIALNLSSLQIAKFSNLSCATHFDLSRCNLLHSSHLEKLAIACPNLRRLNLGYCDCCLQSLQGLQAIASHCHNLHGLNLLGIHVSKVKNHILLWEILSDMKLTHLAVDVCILKTKKTKSNKLVSKVSAFNSIRD, encoded by the coding sequence ATGGAGGTATATGAAAGTTATGAGGAGTCTCCAGTCAACCTGCTAAAACTTCCTACAGAATTGTTAGTTTTTATCATCTCATTTCTATCTTTGCTACATGACAGGATAAAACTGAGATATGTTTCAAGATGGTTGAGGTGTGTTACTGAAGGAACACCATCACTGTGGGCAGAGTTTGTGTGGCCTTATTATGACAGTCGTGAGGAATGTAGTGTCAAGGAGGTGTTGAAGGTGTGTGGGCAACATATCAAATTATTGTCCCTTCCTAACTGTAGAGTGTCATCAATACCACTACagtattgtagtaatgtacaaCATCTTAGTCTACCATCAACCAAGTTAGATCCTGATCAACTAAGAAACACAATACATCATATGGGATGTCTGCAAACACTAGAACTTAAGGTGGAAGATGACAGTAACATTGAACATTTACTTTTGATAACTTCAAACCTGAGAGAAATGGTAATTCACATTCACCCTTGTTCTGATCTTGTACGCTACTTGAAGTTTTGGAAGGAAGGAAAGCATAAGCCACCAAATTTTGGAGTTGTCGTATGTTCCCAAAATATGATCACAAGTGTGGTTGACTATGTTGTTAATCTTAACTGGCCTACCACTATTCCAACTGCTGCCACTGCTAACTTCAGAGTGTATAATAGATCTAGTATAGTACCTTTGAAGTTTTCTCCAACATTTAAATATCTTCAACTGCAGGTTAAAGAATCTAGTCAAGTGGCCATTCCATGTGTGAAACTTAGTGACTTTGGTATATTGGGGTTGAGAAATGATTTATCAGTGATGACTGATTATAAACTTGATGGAAGGACGATGTATGCATTTACGTATGGAACAAATATTGCACTCAACCTGAGCTCATTGCAAATTGCCAAATTTAGCAATCTTAGTTGTGCTACTCATTTTGATCTTTCTCGCTGTAACTTGCTTCATTCTAGTCACTTGGAAAAACTAGCTATTGCTTGTCCTAATCTTAGGAGACTCAACTTGGGTTATTGTGATTGCTGTTTGCAAAGCCTACAAGGTCTGCAGGCCATTGCCAGCCACTGTCATAACCTACATGGACTAAACTTACTTGGTATACATGTTTCAAAAGTGAAGAATCATATCCTATTGTGGGAAATATTGAGTGATATGAAGTTGACCCACTTGGCAGTAGATGTTTGTAtcttaaaaacaaaaaaaacaaaaagtaATAAACTTGTATCAAAAGTGTCGGCCTTTAATAGCATTAGAGACTAG
- the LOC136268739 gene encoding kelch-like protein 1 → MLSVQPGHEVSRVANHPNLDNDTDQPCVYKQEQFTDNCCAALEQFWQGELLCDVELVAQYPNETKRVVPAHRLVLAANIPYFKAMFLSGMNESTTFKVHLKSIHPDSLYEMVKFAYTGHLVITPETAQNILSAASFLQLPGVITVAVNFILKQLNVMNCVGIYKFAQASNVYDLEEAALKFAKDNFVEVAKESEEFLTLKKIDLLEFMLDEQININQEEDVFEAIIRWLDVAPSTRCDCAADLFAGVKFPVISLSYLNEVVAKSSYMNSESCKLMFAEAIRYHHDPSNLILSDVSKTQPRSCVIGTICLLGGLGDSSEPLDSVLFYSPHDQAWRDGAKMSTHRGHVTTVMMNHELYVLGGSGVDGCLDTAEKYSPRHNRWIPIASMHSPRRSCAVVVAGNKLLAMGGFDGSVYLRSVELYDPEEDSWSHQLAMKSARSELTAVFLDKRLYAIGGMDSKTKHKTVERYDLLNKQWEMVASMTVARAGAGAILVGQDIYVCGGQSHDAILDSMEVYNAEENLWESLKAKLNVPRVGLCIASLGTQIYVMGGSDGSDYLDSTEVYSLIDHEWKLSTNLPGQRFAAGAVTLPHKSVKQLEETEL, encoded by the coding sequence ATGCTCAGTGTTCAGCCTGGTCATGAAGTAAGCAGGGTTGCAAACCATCCTAATCTGGACAACGATACGGACCAGCCATGCGTGTACAAACAAGAGCAATTCACAGACAACTGTTGCGCTGCCTTGGAGCAATTCTGGCAGGGAGAGCTGCTGTGCGACGTTGAACTGGTTGCCCAATATCCAAATGAAACAAAGCGAGTTGTTCCAGCACACAGACTTGTGCTTGCTGCAAACATTCCCTACTTTAAAGCCATGTTCCTGTCTGGCATGAATGAGTCGACAActttcaaagttcatcttaaaAGCATACACCCTGATAGCTTATACGAAATGGTAAAGTTTGCCTATACAGGCCATTTGGTGATTACACCTGAAACTGCACAAAACATCTTGTCGGCCGCCAGTTTTTTGCAGCTACCTGGGGTTATTACAGTTGCGGTCAACTTCATTTTGAAGCAGCTCAATGTAATGAACTGTGTAGGGATATACAAGTTTGCCCAAGCCTCCAATGTTTATGATCTAGAGGAAGCTGCCTTAAAATTTGCCAAGGACAACTTTGTTGAGGTTGCTAAAGAATCAGAAGAGTTCCTGACACTGAAAAAGATAGATTTGTTGGAGTTCATGTTAGACGAACAGATCAACATTAATCAAGAGGAGGATGTATTTGAAGCCATTATCCGTTGGCTGGATGTGGCGCCGTCCACAAGATGTGACTGTGCTGCAGATTTGTTCGCTGGTGTTAAATTTCCTGTAATTTCACTTTCATACCTTAATGAAGTGGTCGCTAAGTCTTCTTACATGAACTCAGAGTCATGCAAGCTAATGTTTGCAGAGGCAATCAGATACCACCACGATCCTAGTAATTTAATATTGTCTGATGTATCCAAAACTCAGCCAAGGAGTTGTGTCATCGGTACGATCTGTCTTCTTGGAGGTCTGGGCGACTCTAGTGAGCCACTAGATTCAGTATTGTTTTATAGTCCACATGACCAAGCTTGGCGTGATGGTGCCAAGATGAGCACCCATCGAGGTCACGTCACCACTGTAATGATGAACCATGAGTTGTATGTCCTGGGAGGATCTGGAGTTGATGGCTGTCTTGACACTGCCGAGAAGTACAGTCCTAGACACAACAGGTGGATCCCTATTGCATCCATGCATAGTCCACGCAGAAGTTGTGCAGTAGTAGTGGCTGGCAATAAGCTGCTTGCCATGGGAGGTTTTGACGGGTCAGTGTACCTTCGTTCTGTTGAATTGTATGACCCAGAAGAAGATAGTTGGTCCCACCAGTTAGCAATGAAGTCTGCCCGGTCAGAACTCACAGCTGTATTCTTAGACAAGAGATTATATGCTATAGGCGGCATGGATTCCAAGACCAAGCATAAGACAGTGGAGAGGTATGACTTACTTAACAAGCAGTGGGAGATGGTTGCCAGTATGACTGTCGCAAGGGCGGGGGCAGGTGCCATTTTAGTTGGACAAGACATTTATGTTTGCGGGGGGCAAAGCCATGATGCCATTCTTGATAGCATGGAGGTTTACAATGCCGAGGAAAATCTCTGGGAGAGCCTCAAAGCTAAGCTGAATGTTCCACGAGTTGGTTTATGCATAGCTTCGCTGGGTACTCAAATTTATGTGATGGGGGGCTCCGATGGGTCAGATTACCTGGACAGCACAGAAGTATACAGTCTTATCGATCATGAGTGGAAGCTATCCACGAATCTTCCTGGCCAGAGATTTGCTGCTGGTGCAGTTACCCTTCCTCACAAATCAGTAAAACAGTTAGAAGAAACTGAATTATAA